A portion of the Maylandia zebra isolate NMK-2024a linkage group LG9, Mzebra_GT3a, whole genome shotgun sequence genome contains these proteins:
- the LOC101472038 gene encoding uncharacterized protein LOC101472038, with amino-acid sequence MSSDQQAPRSPRPQEADEAHRKEDDKIYRCDECGKPFTAKIFLKRHQIIHTGESPFRCEFCGKYFSKAGNLTRHRLIHSGVKAFRCNLCGKSFTQKSDLKNHQLIHSGLKAYSCDQCGKCFTKKQSLENHKLLHSGVKPYSCDQCGRTFARRYTLKSHQLTHSAVKAYSCDMCGKTFRQMGTLNKHQRIHTGHNVYCCDQCGKRFVTYYNLHIHKFTHTEERPYKCDLCEKAYKDPDYLKVHQQIHTRKCTYCESEPSGSGPEPCHHCGAGKAFRCDVCGNTFKKKSGLKLHQRRHTGLKLSYCRECGKSFPMPSALKRHELIHSGVRKHLCDQCGSSFITASDLKKHERIHTGEKPYKCRHCEKSFTHSINRYRHECKHVEVNDSSSHRSL; translated from the exons ATGAGCTCG gacCAACAGGCACCGAGAAGTCCGCGCCCTCAGGAGGCTGATGAAGCTCACAGAAAAGAGGACGACAAAATATACAGATGCGATGAGTGCGGGAAGCCTTTTACTGCAAAGATTTTCCTAAAAAGACATCAAATCATCCACACCGGGGAGAGTCCGTTCAGGTGTGAGTTTTGTGGGAAGTATTTTTCCAAGGCTGGAAATTTGACAAGACACCGACTCATCCACAGCGGAGTGAAAGCGTTCAGATGcaacttgtgtggaaagtcttttactcaGAAGAGTGACCTAAAAAATCATCAACTCATCCACAGCGGACTtaaagcatacagctgtgatcagtgcgGGAAGTGTTTTACAAAGAAACAGAGCTTGGAAAATCATAAGCTCCTCCACAGCGGAGTGAAACCGTACAGCTGCGATCAGTGTGGGAGAACCTTTGCTCGCAGGTATACGTTAAAGAGTCATCAACTCACCCACTCTGCGGTTAAggcgtacagctgtgacatgTGTGGAAAAACCTTCAGGCAGATGGGGACCCTAAATAAACACCAACGCATTCACACTGGACAtaatgtgtactgctgtgaccagtgtgggaAACGCTTTGTCACATACTACAACTTACACATTCACAaatttacccacactgaggagagaccttataaatgtgacctgtgtgaaaaGGCTTATAAAGATCCAGATTACCTGAAAGtgcaccaacagatccacaccagaaagtgcacttactgtgag AGTGAACCCAGTGGATCCGGTCCTGAACCCTGCCATCACTGCGGAGCTGGGAAAGCGTTTCGATGTGACGTTTGTGGAAATACTTTCAAGAAGAAATCGGGCCTGAAACTGCATCAGCGCAGGCACACTGGACTCAAACTGAGCTACTGCAGAGAGTGTGGGAAAAGCTTCCCCATGCCAAGTGCATTAAAGCGCCATGAACTGATCCACAGTGGGGTTAGGAAGCACCTCTGTGACCAGTGCGGGTCATCCTTCATCACTGCAAGTGACCTGAAGAAGCATGAACgaatccacacaggagagaaaccatacaagtgcagacatTGTGAGAAAAGCTTCACGCACTCGATTAATCGTTACCGTCACGAATGTAAACACGTTGAAGTGAACGACAGCAGCAGTCACAGGTCATTATAA